A single window of Drosophila suzukii chromosome 3, CBGP_Dsuzu_IsoJpt1.0, whole genome shotgun sequence DNA harbors:
- the LOC108015816 gene encoding actin-binding protein IPP-like, translated as MSLAEKTSSSLEVPPNSLEVDDELELCSIDQETQELITKICMKQENDSWEKLPECGLEQMGFLEPTEDIEFQFSCSREYMIRGITHMLENKKCTDVVVHVGNQSFNCHLPVLHVCTGYFKKLRRVDVVTLGTDDITPKGFELAYEWMTHQNAKPSRKHIVELYLAANFLDMPELNAHIWCRLDNPKLLNGFEAFRLYLQCLPLKAGVLQELMLGRIHDYFLVAVATEEYLELEPRHVFEMLSHINMCVNSEMEMFMSGVRWLCYDWRNRKEFAVAIMQAIRFNLMPAWYTTVLKTKHSDEKFQELLDMPQIQSMINLGLSFSITHNFLDPTSPLKEPLQMEKPHERQWVFNPNIRHHHRYECPKWRYLNLDVFNEYMRHIINAGYGYVPSLEYLNPGQMMSCCQEALEKKSLNK; from the exons ATGAGTTTGGCTGAGAAAACTAGTAGTTCTCTTGAGGTGCCGCCGAATAGCTTAGAAGTCGATGATGAACTGGAATTATGCAGCAT TGATCAAGAAACCCAAGAACTTATTACCAAGATCTGTATGAAACAGGAAAATGATTCATGGGAGAAACTTCCCGAATGCGGCCTCGAACAAATGGGCTTCTTGGAACCGACCGAGGATATTGAGTTCCAGTTCTCCTGCAGCAGAGAGTATATGATCCGAGGGATCACCCATATGTTGGAGAACAAGAAATGCACCGATGTGGTGGTCCATGTGGGAAATCAGTCCTTCAATTGTCATCTGCCCGTTTTGCACGTGTGCACAGggtattttaaaaaactcAGAAGAGTGGATGTGGTCACCTTGGGTACGGATGATATAACACCGAAGGGTTTTGAACTGGCATACGAATGGATGACACATCAGAATGCCAAACCCTCCCGAAAACACATAGTGGAACTCTATTTGGCCGCCAATTTCCTGGACATGCCGGAACTGAATGCCCATATCTGGTGTCGATTGGACAATCCCAAGTTGCTGAATGGTTTCGAAGCTTTTCGATTGTATTTGCAGTGTTTGCCCTTAAAAGCGGGCGTGTTGCAGGAACTGATGCTGGGTCGCATTCATGACTATTTCCTGGTGGCCGTTGCCACCGAGGAGTATCTCGAATTGGAACCACGTCACGTCTTTGAGATGCTCAGTCACATAAATATGTGCGTTAATTCCGAGATGGAGATGTTTATGAGCGGTGTGAGATGGTTATGCTACGATTGGCGAAATCGAAAAGAGTTCGCGGTGGCCATAATGCAGGCGATACGCTTTAATCTGATGCCAGCATGGTACACCACTGTGCTGAAGACCAAACACTCGGATGAGAAGTTTCAGGAATTGCTGGACATGCCGCAGATACAATCGATGATCAACCTGGGCCTGTCCTTCTCGATAACCCACAACTTCTTGGATCCTACATCACCGTTGAAAGAGCCTCTCCAGATGGAGAAGCCCCATGAAAGGCAATGGGTCTTCAATCCGAACATTCGACATCACCACCGATACGAGTGTCCCAAGTGGCGTTACTTGAATCTGGACGTTTTCAACGAGTACATGCGGCACATCATCAATGCAGGCTATGGGTATGTGCCCTCCCTAGAGTATTTGAACCCCGGCCAGATGATGTCCTGCTGCCAA